The following are from one region of the Centropristis striata isolate RG_2023a ecotype Rhode Island chromosome 19, C.striata_1.0, whole genome shotgun sequence genome:
- the ark2ca gene encoding E3 ubiquitin-protein ligase ARK2C isoform X1, whose product MVLVHVGYLVLPVFGSVRNRGAHFTRHQHSHATSCRHFHLGAPQAPISAEFPLGHASQPPQTGLATHLPPAHHPPLTALPAPPQFQDVPGPPFLPQALHQQYLIQQQLLEAQHRRILPHSRRTQERLPLNPHRLRSGYEYSPPLHVPQPMTQQQRYLAEGTDWDLSVDAGLPHHQYQLQQLPQHYQHYLASPRMHHFPRNTSSAQVVVHEIRNYPYPQLHLLALQSLNPSRHATAVRESYELLQLEDRLGSVSRGAVQTTIERFTFPHKYKKRKPLQLKIGEEEETDVDEKCTICLSMLEDGEDVRRLPCMHLFHQGCVDQWLATSRKCPICRVDIETQLNPDS is encoded by the exons GTTGGATATCTGGTTCTCCCCGTCTTCGGCTCAGTTAGAAACAGAG GAGCACACTTCACCAGGCATCAACACAGCCATGCTACCTCCTGCCGACACTTTCACCTGGGTGCTCCCCAGGCACCCATCTCAGCAGAGTTCCCTCTAGGACATGCCAGCCAGCCGCCTCAGACCGGCCTGGCCACCCACCTGCCCCCGGCACACCACCCGCCCCTCACTGCCCTGCCTGCACCCCCTCAGTTTCAGGATGTGCCAGGGCCTCCATTCCTACCTCAGGCCTTACACCAGCAATACCTcatccagcagcagcttctTGAAGCGCAGCACCGCAGGATTCTCCCACACTCCAG AAGAACCCAGGAGCGACTCCCTCTGAACCCCCACCGACTGCGCTCAGGCTACGAGTACTCCCCTCCCCTCCATGTCCCCCAGCCAATGACACAGCAGCAGCGGTACCTGGCCGAAGGCACCGACTG GGATCTCAGCGTTGATGCTGGCCTCCCTCACCACCAGTACCAACTCCAGCAGCTTCCGCAGCACTATCAGCATTACCTGGCCTCCCCTCGAATGCACCACTTTCCCAGGAACACATCCTCTGCACAAGTG GTTGTGCATGAAATCAGAAACTACCCGTACCCCCAGCTGCACCTGTTGGCACTGCAAAGTCTGAATCCTTCAAGGCACGCCACTGCTGTGCGGGAGAGTTACGAG ctgctgcagctggaagacCGGCTGGGGAGTGTCAGTAGAGGAGCTGTTCAGACAACCATAGAGAGATTCACCTTTCCACACAAATACAAGAAG AGAAAGCCCCTGCAGCTGAAGattggggaggaggaggaaacagatGTGGATGAGAAGTGCACCATCTGTTTGTCCATGCTGGAGGATGGAGAGGACGTCAG gAGATTGCCCTGTATGCATCTCTTCCACCAGGGCTGCGTGGACCAATGGCTGGCCACCAGCAGGAAGTGTCCGATCTGTCGAGTTGACATCGAAACACAGCTGAACCCTGACAGCTGA
- the ark2ca gene encoding E3 ubiquitin-protein ligase ARK2C isoform X2 gives MVLVHVGYLVLPVFGSVRNRGAHFTRHQHSHATSCRHFHLGAPQAPISAEFPLGHASQPPQTGLATHLPPAHHPPLTALPAPPQFQDVPGPPFLPQALHQQYLIQQQLLEAQHRRILPHSRRTQERLPLNPHRLRSGYEYSPPLHVPQPMTQQQRYLAEGTDWDLSVDAGLPHHQYQLQQLPQHYQHYLASPRMHHFPRNTSSAQVVVHEIRNYPYPQLHLLALQSLNPSRHATAVRESYEELLQLEDRLGSVSRGAVQTTIERFTFPHKYKKRKPLQLKIGEEEETDVDEKCTICLSMLEDGEDVRRLPCMHLFHQGCVDQWLATSRKCPICRVDIETQLNPDS, from the exons GTTGGATATCTGGTTCTCCCCGTCTTCGGCTCAGTTAGAAACAGAG GAGCACACTTCACCAGGCATCAACACAGCCATGCTACCTCCTGCCGACACTTTCACCTGGGTGCTCCCCAGGCACCCATCTCAGCAGAGTTCCCTCTAGGACATGCCAGCCAGCCGCCTCAGACCGGCCTGGCCACCCACCTGCCCCCGGCACACCACCCGCCCCTCACTGCCCTGCCTGCACCCCCTCAGTTTCAGGATGTGCCAGGGCCTCCATTCCTACCTCAGGCCTTACACCAGCAATACCTcatccagcagcagcttctTGAAGCGCAGCACCGCAGGATTCTCCCACACTCCAG AAGAACCCAGGAGCGACTCCCTCTGAACCCCCACCGACTGCGCTCAGGCTACGAGTACTCCCCTCCCCTCCATGTCCCCCAGCCAATGACACAGCAGCAGCGGTACCTGGCCGAAGGCACCGACTG GGATCTCAGCGTTGATGCTGGCCTCCCTCACCACCAGTACCAACTCCAGCAGCTTCCGCAGCACTATCAGCATTACCTGGCCTCCCCTCGAATGCACCACTTTCCCAGGAACACATCCTCTGCACAAGTG GTTGTGCATGAAATCAGAAACTACCCGTACCCCCAGCTGCACCTGTTGGCACTGCAAAGTCTGAATCCTTCAAGGCACGCCACTGCTGTGCGGGAGAGTTACGAG gagctgctgcagctggaagacCGGCTGGGGAGTGTCAGTAGAGGAGCTGTTCAGACAACCATAGAGAGATTCACCTTTCCACACAAATACAAGAAG AGAAAGCCCCTGCAGCTGAAGattggggaggaggaggaaacagatGTGGATGAGAAGTGCACCATCTGTTTGTCCATGCTGGAGGATGGAGAGGACGTCAG gAGATTGCCCTGTATGCATCTCTTCCACCAGGGCTGCGTGGACCAATGGCTGGCCACCAGCAGGAAGTGTCCGATCTGTCGAGTTGACATCGAAACACAGCTGAACCCTGACAGCTGA